Proteins from a single region of Lysinibacillus sp. JNUCC-52:
- a CDS encoding ATP-binding cassette domain-containing protein — protein MIEIKHLSKSFGNRELFKDFSLTIQDGEFIVFSGPSGCGKTTLLNMIGAIEQIDSGTILVDSMDISQKKKQLNYFGNKVGFLFQNFALIEDKTVSYNLKMIKQKNRSSISLEEALNSVGLLNKLNDKIYTLSGGEQQRIALARLMIKKCDIILADEPTGSLDKANADVVMSILKNMHALGKTIILVTHDEDIKKRGERIVEI, from the coding sequence ATGATCGAAATCAAGCACTTAAGTAAATCTTTTGGAAATCGAGAATTATTTAAAGATTTTAGTTTAACTATTCAAGATGGAGAGTTTATTGTATTTTCAGGGCCAAGTGGATGTGGTAAAACAACACTTTTAAATATGATTGGTGCGATTGAACAAATAGATAGTGGCACAATTTTAGTAGACAGTATGGATATTAGTCAGAAAAAAAAACAGTTGAATTATTTTGGGAATAAGGTAGGATTTCTTTTTCAAAACTTTGCATTAATAGAAGATAAAACCGTAAGTTATAATTTGAAAATGATTAAACAAAAAAATCGTTCAAGTATTAGTCTTGAAGAAGCGTTAAACTCTGTAGGGTTATTAAATAAACTAAATGATAAGATTTATACGCTATCTGGTGGCGAGCAGCAAAGAATTGCACTAGCACGGTTAATGATAAAAAAATGCGATATTATTTTGGCAGATGAACCGACAGGCTCATTAGATAAAGCGAATGCAGACGTAGTAATGAGTATATTAAAAAATATGCATGCATTGGGAAAGACGATTATTTTAGTTACACACGATGAAGACATTAAAAAAAGAGGAGAGCGGATTGTTGAAATATGA